One stretch of Aquimarina sp. Aq107 DNA includes these proteins:
- a CDS encoding sensor histidine kinase: MPLFNKQKRIQYLGFDDVRSCLIGIFIISFITNYLFNTTPERNTFDLIFIGYAVNVFFTICYWLLTRNILIFLRKKYPDFKDDKKRIIILILLVVCVVVVVDYVGGELTARFIRIFGYSSNHRVELKVLIPIVIITVMVMAIYEAIYLYNRLKKSIREEEQAKQVMIQAQLDTLRNQARPHFLFNSLNTLRDIIDQDSKEEAKVFVDNLSDVYRFIIESGNSNIISLEKELKFAQAYIHIQSERFGENLRVNWDIPEDKLSIMIVPMSLQLLLENAIKHNVVSRSKPLIINIAIIEDSLVVSNEIQAKSTKIPSTKIGLKNIEKRYQLISNKTPVIINDGENFTVKLPLLNPSNQKKGH; encoded by the coding sequence ATGCCATTATTTAATAAACAGAAACGTATACAATACTTAGGGTTTGATGATGTTCGATCTTGCCTTATTGGTATTTTCATTATAAGTTTTATCACCAATTACCTTTTCAATACTACACCAGAACGTAACACATTCGATCTTATATTTATTGGCTATGCTGTGAATGTGTTCTTTACCATTTGCTATTGGTTATTGACACGTAACATCTTAATTTTTTTGAGAAAAAAATATCCTGATTTTAAAGATGATAAAAAACGTATTATAATCCTTATACTATTAGTAGTATGTGTTGTAGTTGTTGTGGATTATGTTGGAGGTGAATTAACAGCACGTTTTATCCGAATATTTGGATACTCTTCTAATCATCGTGTAGAATTAAAAGTACTGATTCCCATAGTTATTATTACAGTTATGGTAATGGCTATTTATGAAGCTATTTACCTTTATAACCGATTAAAAAAATCCATACGCGAAGAAGAACAGGCCAAACAAGTAATGATTCAGGCGCAATTGGATACATTAAGGAATCAGGCTCGTCCTCATTTTTTATTCAATAGTTTAAATACATTACGTGATATTATTGATCAAGATTCTAAAGAAGAGGCTAAGGTATTTGTAGATAACTTATCAGATGTATATCGTTTTATTATTGAGTCGGGTAATTCCAACATAATATCTTTAGAAAAAGAATTGAAATTTGCACAAGCTTATATTCATATACAATCAGAAAGGTTTGGAGAAAACTTACGTGTAAATTGGGACATTCCAGAAGACAAACTCTCCATTATGATCGTACCTATGAGTTTACAACTATTGCTAGAAAATGCAATCAAACACAATGTGGTTTCCAGATCCAAACCATTGATCATAAACATAGCAATAATAGAAGATAGTTTGGTAGTAAGTAATGAAATTCAAGCAAAGTCTACAAAAATTCCATCTACCAAAATTGGATTAAAGAATATTGAAAAGCGATATCAATTAATATCTAATAAAACACCTGTTATTATAAATGACGGAGAAAACTTTACCGTTAAATTACCCTTATTAAATCCATCAAATCAAAAGAAAGGTCATTAA
- a CDS encoding RICIN domain-containing protein, with protein sequence MKKIVSISLLLLGLFASQLSFAQRTISNLEEFIELQDASNQNIKMTPGTYHISLSTKTLFDGNDWIVRTTGSWPGLFNFTGSNNIFDLTGVTFTFDSTIINDMPNLAHGSLVRLGGTGNTWIGFNLQELPSNDGTYGYYIHVSGGVVLQITGSGHHFEDLTLKARYSHPYGFGSLYGKTGSSTGMLPGSRLGKKSGLILTELTDSTFNNILVDHSAFGHTLFFNGPINNVVIENAIIIAESRSTNDLRANGIDGKDRNGVPYGVNYNGNVLTGTSDNDTFFSYFDTNNLDQCQSLDSGFQASPIRSDYQFSLVEDAFRGYTQNLIENLVIRNAQVVGARSGIALGSASRGLVVEDIIVRGVAGHGVPACNGAWNSSNGGEGDATAFDVPSYAIIKDAQADAAYSTILELAGARQEVIADIEVLDPENGYLRPEGSTALALISGSNHKLRLWKRDEQALEKNLVIKVGSQSTTGLLLCNLTKQPVTISNNVTNSTIYSIGDVNDSSNGSNIIIKVSSLNQEPCECNFTTTEACVDTSFIPDPNKTYYIDSPIHNLRLASNGSSEDAYTTSTQTTGDDVAWKFVDKGNGFWHIQRAAGGTKPRLRTDNSVLADMQATTNSGTYTYYNFTQGASANTHFITLPDGPSGRQRLQINNSGLVRFMSSSLNGTWESFTITEINSTNIVHITKRNAPNFAIDGMGGGANGQNVYLWSANENNDNQQWLEIDRGNGYYSYQKVGTNYCIDGNNQGANRQNVYLWSCEENNQNQQWQKVAVNGGAYKLIKRNAPGYALDGGSNGADGQNIQLYDASNTSQNLQWIITPIGESTKLSDESINPEILIYPNPAVNMVTISGAAQSTVRVYDINGKIVLTQNISNNNQIIDVSKLTKGMYYVKVNELDGVSVVKIIKR encoded by the coding sequence ATGAAAAAAATAGTATCAATTTCTTTGCTTTTATTAGGTCTATTTGCTTCGCAACTAAGTTTTGCTCAAAGAACAATTTCTAATCTTGAAGAATTTATAGAACTTCAAGATGCAAGTAATCAAAATATCAAAATGACACCAGGTACTTATCATATCTCATTGTCAACAAAAACCTTATTTGATGGTAATGATTGGATTGTGCGTACAACAGGATCGTGGCCAGGACTTTTTAACTTTACAGGTAGTAATAATATCTTTGATTTAACAGGAGTAACGTTCACTTTTGATTCTACTATAATTAATGATATGCCCAATTTGGCTCATGGAAGCTTAGTAAGATTGGGAGGAACTGGTAATACTTGGATTGGATTTAATTTACAGGAGTTACCTAGTAATGATGGCACTTATGGGTATTATATTCATGTTTCTGGTGGTGTTGTTTTACAAATAACAGGAAGTGGACATCATTTTGAAGATCTTACGTTAAAGGCTCGTTACTCACATCCTTATGGTTTTGGGTCACTTTACGGAAAAACGGGCAGCAGTACAGGTATGTTACCCGGTTCTCGCTTAGGTAAAAAGAGTGGTTTAATACTTACCGAATTAACGGATAGTACCTTTAATAATATATTAGTAGATCATAGTGCTTTTGGACATACTTTATTTTTTAATGGACCAATTAACAATGTGGTTATAGAAAATGCTATAATTATTGCAGAATCAAGATCAACGAATGATCTACGAGCAAATGGTATAGATGGCAAAGATCGTAATGGAGTACCTTATGGAGTTAACTATAATGGTAATGTTTTAACTGGTACTTCAGATAATGATACATTCTTTAGTTATTTTGATACTAATAATCTTGACCAATGTCAAAGTCTCGATAGTGGTTTCCAAGCGTCACCTATTCGTTCTGACTATCAATTTAGTCTCGTTGAAGATGCTTTCCGTGGATATACTCAAAATCTTATTGAAAATCTTGTGATTCGTAATGCTCAAGTGGTAGGAGCTCGAAGTGGTATTGCATTAGGTTCCGCAAGTCGTGGATTAGTAGTTGAAGATATTATAGTAAGAGGTGTAGCAGGCCATGGAGTTCCTGCCTGTAATGGTGCTTGGAATAGCAGTAATGGAGGAGAAGGTGATGCCACAGCTTTTGATGTTCCATCATATGCCATCATAAAAGATGCGCAAGCAGATGCTGCCTATTCAACGATATTGGAACTTGCTGGAGCGAGACAAGAGGTTATCGCTGATATTGAAGTACTTGACCCTGAAAATGGTTATCTTCGTCCAGAAGGTTCAACCGCACTAGCACTTATTAGTGGTAGCAATCATAAGCTACGATTATGGAAAAGGGATGAGCAAGCACTCGAAAAAAATCTTGTAATAAAAGTTGGAAGTCAATCTACTACAGGTCTTTTACTTTGTAATTTGACTAAACAACCAGTAACGATATCGAACAATGTTACAAATTCAACTATTTACTCTATCGGTGATGTAAACGATTCTAGTAATGGATCTAATATAATTATCAAAGTGTCTAGTCTTAATCAAGAACCTTGTGAATGTAACTTTACAACAACGGAAGCTTGCGTAGACACTTCCTTTATACCTGATCCTAATAAAACATATTACATAGATTCTCCAATACATAATCTTCGACTAGCTTCTAACGGATCTAGTGAAGATGCATATACTACATCTACGCAGACTACAGGAGATGATGTAGCCTGGAAATTTGTAGATAAAGGTAATGGATTTTGGCATATACAAAGGGCCGCCGGAGGAACTAAACCACGCTTACGGACAGATAATTCAGTACTGGCGGATATGCAAGCAACCACTAATTCAGGTACGTATACTTATTATAATTTTACTCAAGGCGCTAGTGCTAACACACATTTTATAACGCTTCCTGATGGTCCTTCAGGACGTCAACGTTTACAAATCAACAATTCCGGTTTAGTTCGTTTTATGAGTTCTAGTTTAAATGGTACTTGGGAATCATTTACTATTACCGAGATAAACAGCACCAATATAGTTCATATTACCAAACGTAATGCTCCGAACTTTGCGATCGATGGAATGGGCGGTGGTGCTAATGGTCAAAATGTATACTTATGGTCTGCAAATGAAAATAATGATAATCAACAATGGTTAGAGATTGATCGTGGTAATGGATATTATTCCTATCAAAAAGTAGGAACCAATTATTGTATCGATGGTAATAATCAAGGTGCTAATAGACAGAACGTATACCTATGGAGTTGTGAAGAAAACAACCAAAATCAACAATGGCAAAAAGTAGCAGTTAATGGAGGTGCATATAAACTCATCAAGCGAAATGCACCTGGATATGCTCTAGATGGAGGCTCTAATGGTGCTGATGGTCAAAACATACAACTGTATGATGCATCAAATACCAGTCAAAACCTGCAGTGGATTATTACTCCTATAGGAGAATCTACTAAACTTTCTGATGAATCAATAAACCCGGAAATTTTAATTTACCCAAATCCTGCAGTTAATATGGTTACTATATCAGGTGCTGCGCAGTCTACAGTTCGAGTATATGATATTAATGGAAAAATAGTACTAACTCAGAATATCTCTAATAATAATCAAATTATTGATGTAAGTAAACTTACTAAAGGAATGTATTATGTGAAAGTTAACGAATTGGATGGCGTTTCGGTTGTTAAAATTATAAAGAGATAA
- a CDS encoding tetratricopeptide repeat protein, with protein MKKVLIIIQLLFCFQLSSQETDAKQWQEDLRFLQNTIHKDYSFLFVKTTKEDFDAQVETLYKDIPDLQEHEIRVGFTRIISSFKYGHTQIPYGTVTESGILPINLYDFNDGIYIEGVQKDHKKALGAKILKIGETPIEKALELVYPVVPVENEQYFKAYGLRFLISPEVLHAQGVIPILSNKVTLTLEKDGKVFTHEFTTIDKKDKPKTFNFTLPTEEWLTARNTDITPLYLKHFDDKLYYFEYLEDKKTLYVRQSSVFNDPKETLAQFYKRMFEFIDSNNVEKLVYDVRLNGGGNNYNNLPLIKGLMARPNLNKKGNFYFIIGRDTFSACQNLTNEITRYTEAILVGEPTAENINFYGDARAVQLPNSKINAYISYLWWQDYPALENKDATVPSVPVTMSYDDYIQNKDIVLETALNFNAEGFRPKPMEYITQLYVTGQGAKLAQEIPRMVQDPRYAFCDFETELNKKGNILLESGRGPEIQGSIQVFSMIMQLYPNSAMTYKNLGKAYLKLGDTKKATELLNKAISLDTNGEQGNAAKEVLLQISN; from the coding sequence ATGAAAAAAGTACTCATTATTATCCAATTACTATTTTGTTTTCAATTATCATCACAGGAAACAGATGCCAAGCAATGGCAAGAAGACTTACGGTTTCTTCAAAATACTATTCATAAAGATTATTCTTTTCTTTTTGTAAAAACGACAAAAGAAGATTTTGATGCTCAAGTTGAAACACTTTATAAAGATATTCCAGATTTACAAGAACATGAGATTCGAGTAGGATTCACACGTATTATATCCTCATTTAAGTATGGTCATACTCAAATTCCTTACGGCACAGTAACCGAGAGCGGAATTCTACCTATTAATTTATATGATTTCAACGACGGAATTTATATTGAAGGTGTCCAAAAAGATCATAAAAAAGCATTAGGAGCAAAAATATTGAAGATAGGAGAGACCCCTATAGAAAAAGCTCTAGAATTGGTATATCCGGTTGTTCCTGTAGAAAACGAGCAATATTTTAAAGCTTATGGTCTACGATTTTTAATCTCGCCAGAAGTATTACATGCGCAAGGAGTAATCCCTATATTATCCAATAAAGTTACCTTAACTCTTGAAAAAGATGGAAAAGTCTTTACTCATGAATTTACTACCATTGATAAAAAAGATAAACCAAAAACATTCAATTTTACATTACCAACAGAAGAGTGGCTTACAGCACGTAATACAGATATAACACCACTATATCTAAAGCATTTCGACGATAAACTGTATTATTTTGAATATTTAGAAGATAAAAAGACATTGTATGTAAGACAAAGTTCTGTATTTAATGATCCTAAAGAAACCTTAGCTCAATTCTACAAGCGCATGTTTGAGTTTATTGATTCAAATAATGTTGAAAAATTAGTGTATGATGTGCGTTTAAATGGTGGCGGAAACAATTACAACAATCTACCATTAATTAAAGGATTAATGGCAAGACCAAATCTTAATAAAAAAGGAAACTTCTATTTCATTATTGGTCGAGATACATTTTCTGCTTGTCAAAATTTAACCAACGAAATCACCAGGTATACAGAAGCCATTTTAGTAGGAGAACCGACTGCAGAAAATATTAACTTTTATGGTGATGCTAGAGCTGTACAATTACCAAATAGTAAGATCAATGCATATATATCTTATTTGTGGTGGCAAGATTATCCTGCTTTAGAAAATAAAGATGCGACAGTACCAAGTGTTCCTGTTACTATGAGTTATGACGATTATATACAGAATAAAGATATAGTTTTAGAAACTGCGTTGAATTTTAATGCAGAAGGTTTCCGGCCAAAACCTATGGAGTACATCACGCAGTTATATGTAACTGGACAAGGAGCAAAATTAGCACAAGAAATTCCTAGAATGGTGCAAGATCCGCGTTATGCTTTCTGTGATTTTGAAACGGAATTAAATAAAAAAGGAAACATTTTATTAGAAAGTGGTCGTGGGCCAGAAATTCAAGGTTCTATTCAGGTATTTTCTATGATTATGCAGTTATACCCTAATTCTGCAATGACCTATAAAAATTTGGGGAAAGCATACCTGAAATTAGGAGATACTAAAAAAGCAACCGAATTATTAAATAAAGCAATCTCATTAGATACAAATGGTGAGCAAGGAAATGCTGCTAAAGAAGTACTATTACAAATTTCGAATTAG
- a CDS encoding DUF4386 family protein translates to MISKNLQKIGGFCSIFEGLIYIIAFIIYGGILEYPDKNATAKEELVFLSENYITLSFLNFTSYILFGILLSVVVLAIHKRLIKDAPNLSKLAFIFGVIWVGLVIACGMITNIGLNSILEIGITSPENAMQIWSSISIVSEGLGGGNEIVGGIWVLLISIISLKNTSFSKPLTLLGVLVGIVGILTIYPLDLFTEIFGLSQIIWFIWIGIAMIRKPVM, encoded by the coding sequence ATGATATCAAAAAACTTACAAAAGATAGGCGGATTCTGTTCAATTTTTGAAGGGCTAATTTATATAATTGCTTTCATTATATATGGAGGTATTTTAGAATATCCTGACAAGAATGCTACTGCTAAGGAAGAACTAGTTTTTTTATCTGAAAATTATATAACCTTGTCCTTTCTAAATTTTACAAGTTATATTCTTTTTGGCATATTATTGTCCGTAGTAGTTTTAGCTATTCATAAACGTCTTATAAAAGACGCTCCTAATTTATCCAAATTAGCGTTTATCTTTGGTGTTATTTGGGTTGGATTAGTAATCGCCTGTGGAATGATAACCAATATCGGACTTAATTCGATACTTGAAATAGGAATTACATCCCCAGAAAATGCCATGCAAATATGGTCTAGTATAAGTATAGTTTCTGAAGGACTTGGTGGTGGAAATGAAATAGTAGGTGGAATTTGGGTATTGTTAATCAGTATTATATCCCTAAAGAATACATCATTTTCAAAACCTTTAACTTTACTGGGGGTTCTTGTTGGTATTGTAGGTATATTAACTATATATCCATTAGATCTTTTTACAGAAATCTTTGGTCTAAGTCAAATAATTTGGTTTATATGGATAGGAATAGCTATGATCCGTAAGCCGGTCATGTAA
- a CDS encoding ThuA domain-containing protein — MKTQSSTVNKVLIWMTCFFSLLVQFTYGQDFNILVFHETNGFRHTGAINASISMLEELGTNTDHDTWSVDNTRDASVFTTENLANYEVIIFSNTTGGSLLDDSQKAAMEAFIQNGGGFIGFHSATDTYRNTNAASSWPWYNELVGAIVQTSPNHTSNNLPGVMNVLVNHPIIDHIGNVGDTWEHEEEWYYWELNGGQLSDTNENLLEVQSTGNQSYDATRPITWLKEFDGGRSFYTALGHNGATYNDNLPFREMVEKAVLWVSDRLDIDEPINDCGSNLTSKWTDLLENDLDCWEVWMGVPHSTTGLPGSSNNVTNGSGTPLGLNNDPTNVFSIIEENGEKQLYITGEVYGGLTTLNEYSNYHLSMEFKWGELKWEPRLNRLRDSGILYHANGDHGTFWDVWKSSLEFQVQEGDLGDYIGLAGTQGLVPSENSGGLTFTPMAPLNTGTLIRAGSNPELPNGEWNLLEIIVIGDRAIHYVNGVMVNALQDATWNGNSVITGQIQIQSEGAELYYRNIRIKAETEFPSEDVATLGWGDDPTTPICTADAPIGEMIALRKSGGDQKWITITDGNSNLIANGEEADRALFYVEEHTNGCIALKSVSTDKYIQVVGTNRNAAIRATGNAPGTWENFGWKQKGSNQVALKSLFNNGWIQANWDVDNSTLFPLGDADGTWETFDFEIIGDVSQNNLVHITKRNAPGFAIDGDHGGANAQNVYLWSENEANINQQWIEIDRGNGYYSYQKQGTNFCIDGDKDGVNGQNVYLWTCMENNQNQHWQKVAVGDGAFKLIKRNAPGFAINGGNNGGNGQNVNLYDSSNTSENLQWIITPIDDTKAPEVSNDGSVVLYPNPIINNVTIQGAENSIIRVYNMNGKVLVTKNISSNNETIDLGILSSGMYYAKINGSKSISTIKIVKE, encoded by the coding sequence ATGAAAACCCAATCGTCAACTGTAAACAAAGTCCTCATATGGATGACTTGTTTTTTTTCTTTATTAGTTCAATTTACATATGGTCAAGACTTTAATATTTTAGTCTTTCACGAAACCAATGGATTCAGACATACAGGTGCTATAAATGCCAGTATCTCTATGCTAGAAGAACTAGGAACCAATACAGATCACGATACTTGGTCTGTTGATAATACTAGGGATGCTTCTGTTTTTACTACTGAAAATTTGGCCAATTATGAAGTCATAATATTTTCAAATACTACAGGAGGAAGCCTTTTAGATGATAGCCAGAAAGCAGCAATGGAAGCTTTTATACAAAACGGAGGTGGATTCATAGGTTTTCATTCTGCAACAGACACTTACAGAAATACGAATGCCGCATCTTCCTGGCCTTGGTATAATGAATTAGTAGGTGCTATTGTGCAAACGAGTCCAAATCATACATCAAACAACTTACCAGGAGTCATGAATGTCCTTGTAAATCATCCTATTATTGATCATATAGGAAACGTTGGTGATACGTGGGAACATGAAGAAGAATGGTATTATTGGGAACTTAATGGTGGGCAACTAAGTGATACTAATGAAAACCTCTTAGAAGTACAATCTACAGGTAATCAAAGTTACGATGCTACACGACCTATTACTTGGCTAAAAGAATTTGATGGAGGAAGATCATTTTATACCGCTTTAGGACATAATGGAGCTACCTATAACGATAATCTACCATTTAGGGAAATGGTAGAAAAAGCAGTACTGTGGGTATCGGATAGACTGGATATAGACGAGCCTATAAATGATTGCGGAAGTAACCTAACAAGTAAATGGACAGATCTTTTAGAAAATGATTTAGATTGTTGGGAAGTTTGGATGGGAGTACCACATAGCACGACAGGTTTACCTGGTAGTAGTAATAATGTTACTAATGGTTCTGGAACTCCTTTGGGTTTAAATAATGATCCTACTAATGTTTTTTCTATTATTGAAGAAAATGGTGAAAAGCAATTATACATTACTGGAGAAGTATATGGGGGTCTTACCACTTTAAATGAGTATAGTAATTACCATCTTAGCATGGAATTTAAATGGGGTGAGCTAAAATGGGAACCAAGATTAAATAGATTAAGGGATAGTGGTATTCTTTATCATGCTAATGGTGATCATGGAACTTTCTGGGATGTTTGGAAGTCTTCTCTTGAATTTCAAGTTCAAGAAGGGGACTTAGGTGATTATATTGGTTTAGCTGGCACACAAGGTTTGGTTCCTTCAGAAAATAGTGGAGGGTTAACTTTTACACCTATGGCACCATTAAATACTGGAACATTAATTCGAGCAGGATCAAATCCAGAATTACCTAATGGAGAATGGAATCTATTAGAGATTATTGTAATTGGAGATAGAGCAATTCATTATGTAAATGGTGTAATGGTAAATGCTTTACAAGATGCTACTTGGAATGGAAATTCAGTAATTACTGGTCAAATACAAATACAATCTGAGGGAGCAGAATTATATTATCGTAACATACGAATAAAAGCAGAAACTGAATTCCCATCAGAGGATGTTGCAACACTTGGATGGGGTGATGACCCTACTACGCCAATTTGTACTGCTGATGCACCTATAGGAGAAATGATTGCCTTAAGAAAATCAGGAGGAGATCAAAAATGGATTACTATTACAGATGGTAATTCTAATTTGATTGCTAACGGAGAAGAAGCTGATAGAGCATTATTTTATGTAGAAGAGCATACTAATGGCTGTATTGCCCTTAAGTCTGTAAGTACTGATAAATATATTCAGGTAGTTGGTACAAATAGGAATGCGGCAATTCGTGCAACCGGGAATGCCCCAGGAACCTGGGAAAATTTTGGATGGAAACAGAAAGGATCTAATCAAGTTGCTCTTAAAAGTTTATTTAATAATGGATGGATACAGGCAAATTGGGATGTAGATAATAGCACGCTTTTTCCGCTAGGAGATGCAGATGGTACTTGGGAAACTTTTGATTTTGAGATAATTGGTGATGTATCTCAAAATAATTTAGTACATATTACTAAACGAAATGCTCCAGGTTTTGCAATCGATGGTGATCATGGTGGTGCTAATGCTCAAAATGTTTACTTATGGTCAGAAAATGAAGCTAACATAAATCAACAATGGATTGAGATTGATCGTGGTAATGGATATTACTCTTATCAGAAACAAGGAACTAATTTTTGTATTGATGGAGATAAAGATGGTGTTAATGGTCAAAATGTATATTTATGGACTTGTATGGAAAATAACCAGAATCAACATTGGCAAAAAGTAGCTGTTGGAGATGGAGCTTTTAAATTAATTAAACGTAATGCGCCAGGTTTTGCAATTAATGGTGGTAACAATGGTGGTAATGGCCAAAATGTGAATCTGTATGATTCTTCGAATACTAGTGAGAATTTGCAATGGATTATTACACCTATCGACGATACCAAAGCACCCGAAGTTTCTAATGACGGCTCTGTAGTTTTATATCCTAATCCAATAATAAATAATGTAACTATTCAAGGTGCGGAAAATTCTATCATCCGAGTGTATAATATGAATGGGAAGGTATTGGTAACAAAAAATATTTCAAGTAATAACGAAACTATAGATTTAGGCATACTCTCATCTGGTATGTATTATGCTAAAATCAATGGATCGAAAAGTATATCAACTATTAAAATTGTAAAAGAATAA
- a CDS encoding RICIN domain-containing protein, protein MGGGANGQNVYLWSANENNKNQQWIEIDRGNGYYSYQKVGTNYCIDGNNQGANRQNIYLWSCEENNQNQQWQKIAVGGGAYKLIKRNASGYAFDGGSNGTNGQNVQLYNSSSSSQNLQWIIAPIDDAKSTEITDESTIILYPNPVVNTVTIRGASNSIIRIYDMNGKVISVKHISNEIETMDVSSLIQGLYYIKVNGDNNVSTIKISKK, encoded by the coding sequence ATGGGTGGAGGTGCTAATGGTCAAAATGTATACTTATGGTCAGCTAATGAAAATAATAAGAACCAACAATGGATTGAGATTGATCGTGGTAATGGCTATTATTCCTATCAAAAAGTAGGAACCAATTATTGTATCGATGGCAATAATCAAGGTGCTAATAGACAGAACATATACCTATGGAGTTGTGAAGAAAACAACCAAAATCAACAATGGCAAAAGATAGCAGTTGGAGGAGGGGCATATAAGCTTATCAAGCGAAATGCATCTGGATATGCTTTTGATGGAGGTTCTAATGGCACAAATGGACAAAATGTACAATTATACAATTCATCAAGTTCGTCCCAAAATTTACAATGGATTATTGCACCAATCGATGATGCTAAATCCACAGAAATTACTGATGAAAGTACTATAATCTTATATCCAAACCCAGTAGTAAATACTGTAACTATTAGAGGTGCATCAAATTCTATAATCCGTATATATGATATGAATGGAAAAGTAATATCTGTAAAACATATTTCTAATGAAATAGAAACCATGGATGTAAGTTCTTTAATACAAGGATTGTATTATATAAAAGTTAATGGAGATAATAATGTATCTACTATTAAGATCAGTAAGAAATAA
- a CDS encoding alpha/beta hydrolase fold domain-containing protein → MNQSLTYYLTLLVIKLKGIKKNFSTDPIDFKRLRKEDVYEPKSGFFKENITRNFEISKSLITEIGKKNDSDKLLIFIHGGAFISGPAKHHWDTIKTIVKQTRYTVWLCNYPKAPEHKILEISENIDSIYKEALKNYTSSKISLIGDSVGGTLITALIQRLHIKNEQLPNKIILISPVMDSSMTNPDIDKVDLMDPMLSKVGLLSAKKMCVGNLDLKNPMISPLYGDFKNFPETILYITESDITYPDQKLLVEKLKIANVTMKLKEDKNMPHIWPLLPIMKEAKLSLKEIIKDLNTIS, encoded by the coding sequence ATGAATCAAAGTCTCACATATTATCTAACACTACTCGTTATTAAGTTGAAAGGGATAAAAAAGAATTTTAGTACCGACCCAATTGATTTTAAAAGACTTAGGAAAGAGGATGTTTATGAACCAAAAAGCGGGTTTTTTAAAGAAAATATTACTAGAAATTTTGAAATTTCTAAATCTTTGATAACAGAAATAGGTAAAAAAAATGATTCAGATAAATTACTAATATTCATACATGGAGGCGCTTTTATTTCTGGACCAGCAAAACATCATTGGGATACAATTAAAACTATTGTTAAACAAACTAGATATACTGTTTGGTTATGTAATTACCCTAAAGCACCAGAACATAAGATTTTAGAAATATCAGAAAATATTGATTCAATTTATAAAGAAGCACTAAAGAACTATACATCAAGTAAAATCTCCTTAATAGGTGATTCTGTTGGAGGTACATTGATTACTGCATTGATTCAGAGGTTGCATATTAAAAACGAACAACTACCAAATAAAATAATTCTTATTTCTCCAGTGATGGATTCGTCTATGACTAATCCTGATATTGATAAAGTTGATTTGATGGATCCAATGCTATCTAAGGTTGGTTTGTTAAGTGCAAAAAAAATGTGTGTAGGAAACTTAGATTTAAAAAATCCAATGATTTCACCTTTGTATGGTGATTTTAAAAATTTTCCTGAAACAATTTTATATATAACAGAGAGTGATATTACATATCCAGATCAAAAACTTTTAGTTGAGAAATTGAAAATCGCTAATGTTACAATGAAATTAAAAGAAGATAAAAACATGCCCCATATTTGGCCACTCTTACCCATAATGAAAGAGGCAAAATTATCGTTAAAAGAGATTATAAAAGATTTAAATACAATTAGTTAA